A window of Nomascus leucogenys isolate Asia chromosome X, Asia_NLE_v1, whole genome shotgun sequence contains these coding sequences:
- the TCEAL9 gene encoding transcription elongation factor A protein-like 9: MKSCQKIEGKPENESEPKHEEEPKPEEKPEEEEKLEEEAKAKGTFRERLIQSLQEFKEDIHNRHLSNEDMFREVDEIDEIRRVRNKLIVMRWKVNRNHPYPYLM; this comes from the coding sequence ATGAAATCCTGTCAAAAAATTGAAGGAAAACCAGAAAATGAGAGTGAACCAAAGCATGAGGAAGAGCCAAAGCCTGAGGAAAagccagaggaggaggagaagctaGAGGAGGAGGCTAAAGCAAAAGGAACTTTTAGAGAAAGGCTGATTCAATCTCTCCAGGAgtttaaagaagatatacacaacAGGCATTTAAGCAATGAAGATATGTTTAGAGAAGTGGATGAAATAGATGAGATAAGGAGAGTCAGAAACAAACTTATAGTGATGCGTTGGAAGGTTAATCGAAACCATCCTTACCCCTATTTAATGTAG